The following nucleotide sequence is from Zea mays cultivar B73 chromosome 1, Zm-B73-REFERENCE-NAM-5.0, whole genome shotgun sequence.
TAGCTCAAGGAGTTGGACATGGTCACAAGCAAGAAGAGAAATATCAAAGTCAGAACCTAGAAGCGACGCAAAAGCGCTATGTTTCCTATAACCTTTAGTTTGGGTCATTCATGTATTTggatatgttctatgtgaccaTTACATGGTATTGGAGCTCATGGATAGCTATAGAGATCAAGTTGTGGCAACTTGATGCTTTGGAGTCCAATCCCAACCTCAAATAGGCCAAAAGGTGCAAAacaatgaaaaaggttaagtatacaAGGTTTGAGTGCTTAACTATGTTTCATATACCTTTTACTATGCCACTACTACAGATCATGctatatgagacggttaattttcagttattaagacgcttatgaagtgtccaattttgatggagtcgcaaaagatgtcccacatttaagatggttataaaccgtcttaaaagatattatataagacagtttttaatttataaccgtctgaaaaaggtatttgtttaagtcattttgtccgataaaccgtctgaaaaaggtatttgtttaagtcatttcgTCCGATAAACCGTCTTGAATTAGATTTTTTTAAGACACTGCTACTAAAGAACCATAGAGAATACAAACATTAAAAGtcataaagtatttatcaaaccgtctcgaatatcctacaataatagacgattacaataggaaaaccatcttatttaggtgactaataatggacgttttagaaaccgtcttatttaggagactgatattagacattttggtaaccgtcttattaagatttaaaTGAAATGACTTACACGAcagtacattcttcaatttataatcattttttcaGATATCATGTTATAATAATTTAaaagagaaatatacatacacatatattgaacaacattataattaatataatataaataagtatcattcaatatatcataagcattgtcaaacaacgcatacataagtgtactctaaatctaaactaaaatacaactgtttgcactaatgttaagcctaACTTTGTATGAATTAAAGTCTCCACACTTTTGCGACCACCAAATTTGAATTCTATTCCATGTTTTCCTGTACAACAAATAGGAGAAAACTAGACATAGCAAAAATCTCCAAGCAGCACGTGGATGGTCTCAAAGCTGCCCTTGTGCTTCTCCCTGTTCTTGATGACTCCTACACGCCCGGTGTTCCTCCCGCCAGTCACCGTGACCACGTTGCCGACGTCAAACTTGATCCTTGCCTATATATTGTACACCCCATGTACCTCTATATTCAATCTACTATACCCCAAGCCAGATCTACTTCCAATGGTGATCAGACATAAGATGTTAATAATAAATAGACCCATCCTGAAATATAATGTTTTTGAGTTGCTCTACGTCAAACTATCCTAAATTTGGCAAATTTATAGAGAATAATAATATTTACAATAATAGATGAACATCATTTTCAACTCATACATTTATGAAATATATTTTTATAGTTGATCTCCTCAATGCCACTAATACTTAATACTCTTTTCTATGAACTTTGGCCAACCTGAAATTCATAGCATAATGGATCTTTACAGTAGCTACATGATGGGATATCAGCATTTGATGGACACCCAGAAGATAACgcccagagaggtttagcatttggtTCTCGACAATACCTGCATAACACACATGTTATGTGCAATACTGGCAACATTTCTTTGTTTTAGAATAAGTATGCAATTCAAGTATAGGGGCATTTCCCCCCAAAAGACAAGGAAAAATATGTTCCACTACAAAACATGGTAAAAATAGAAGAGAAATCATGGAAGAAATGAAATATCACCTCAACACTTGATTTGGTGCTCTTGAGACCCGCTCTTGAAAAGATGTCCAGCATTTGTTGTCAGAATCGGCCTACCCAGACAGCATTAAATAAATATAATGATTGATGCATAAGCAGaagtccaacagaggttattctgAAAGAAAATGGACCCAAAACCTCAAATTGATCCATCCATGACTGCATCATAGCATCAGGTTTCCCATGTCTTTGCATCACCAACAACTTCGAGTTATTCTCATCACCACTATCGGAATCAAATATACCTTCATAGTCTATTTTTATCTCAAATTCTGGCCAAGAAGTGTTAGCAGGAACTGAAAGTAGAGAAAAAAAAATGTCATCACAACCCAATTCAAATGTTAAGAGTATAAATAGCTTTAGTAATCCATACATAATCACCTTTTCCAACAGTTGGCAAAACTGAATTTGAAGCAGCGGAAGAACTTATTATCTGGAGGCAATCATTTTTATGACCAGTACCCCAATGCAGTGCCTGAGAAACAACAATTAAGAGCCACTAATCCAAAATATATGTCCGTGTCAGAAACCAATTCATGGACGCTAAAGTTCGACACACATACCTGATGTTTCTCAGAACAGTATCTTGCTTTCTTACAGCTACTACATATTTTATCACCTTTCCAGGTACCACACCAGTGGCATACATGGGCTGGCAACAAATTTTTAGGCATTTGAAAGAATTTAGTAACATTAACCCTTTGACAGCCACGGGACAAGTAAAGCTCAATTACCAACAACAACAACTAATAGACAGATTGTAGGATTATAGCACATAAACAGTAATGTGACACATCAGAAAATTTAAAAACAATCGTCTTATATTTATGTTAAGCTTACATACTTCCAAATAAACTTCTTTTTGAACAAAATTTGCATGTGCCATAGGTCCCTAGCCACTCCAAATGTA
It contains:
- the LOC103645207 gene encoding programmed cell death protein 2, with translation MPKNLLPAHVCHWCGTWKGDKICSSCKKARYCSEKHQALHWGTGHKNDCLQIISSSAASNSVLPTVGKVPANTSWPEFEIKIDYEGIFDSDSGDENNSKLLVMQRHGKPDAMMQSWMDQFEADSDNKCWTSFQERVSRAPNQVLRYCREPNAKPLWALSSGCPSNADIPSCSYCKDPLCYEFQVGQSS